The sequence AGCAAAGTACGTaccgtatatatttttatcaaacGCAAATGTAGAGACCATCATGAACAACTTCATTTTCTCCGTTCATCTGTTTCACCTGTTCATAACCGTAATAACTCAAGCTATACTCTAGACctaactttttctttgccacattttttttttcagccgcttgccttttttttttcggcAAAAGATGGACCATATAAAAGCGAAACGAAAAGTGGAAACTTTTTTATGTGGACAGCTCAAGgctaaaaaattaaaagaacaGTTTCTAAACAGGCGACCCAGCCACTTACGGGAAGCAGAAAGGAGTAACCTATCGTGTTCAAGGGTGGACACGGAAGCCAAAGGAAATACGGTCGCACGTCATACTATGCCTGCCGTTAGCGACCtttctttggcttttttGGTCTTTCCTATATATCATTTCTTTATGTATATTCTATTTGTTTATGATGAGACCACGTCCTTAGTGACAATGCTATAAACCCAGCTCTTCGATTCATTTTTAATGAAAGGgagaagatttttttgtcaaaCGCTCTGAGCAATAGAATGCATAATGCCATGGCATTTGTAGTTTCTTGATTTTACCCCTCGGGGTTAACAGATGACCCGTCTAGGGGACGTCAAATACGCGGTATTCGTTTTAAAAGACTGGCCTCAAGGAAATTCGTCAGTGCTGTTGTTTCATGCGTCATCCAATGCAGGTTGTGCAGTTCTCCCAAGATTATTAATAGACCGTGCAGTTCACACGCAAGGCACCTtctatcaattttttggatGGGTGGctatgaaaaaagaaccaaGGCGGCACGTTTAATAGTATATATAGCGTAGGCATGCGGCATTATTAAGCTGACAACCTCTTAATAAAGTAGTAAACGGCGAGTTCGTCCAAAAGCTTCGGTTGCGTTGTCcatctttctttattttttcctttttttcatgtagCCAAACAGAACGATTATGGGGACCTTAAGgaaaaacaggaaaaaaagcagTAGCAATACTAACAATAATACGAAAGTAAAGGCAACTCAAAATAGATAACGTGCTAGTTGCAAATTGTCCTTGGAGTTTTGAGGCTTGAGTATTGTCCatccaaaaaatattctaCCCACTCACGATAGACTTCGTTCAAAATCGTCCGTCCCTTATTAAATACAATATTGCTTTGTTCTCGCACTTTTCATTGGTGCAACAATAGTACCCTTCTCCGACTCCCacttttctaaaaaaaaagcggTATTCCTCTCTCAAGCTCCAGTAAACTTTCAACTATGAGTGAGCTGAATACTGTTTCGACGAACTCCAGTGATTCCGCCAAAAACGGTGGTATGTCAAATAGTCCCGAGGATATGGACTCTGCAGCTGCTGCCAGTCATgctataaagaaaagaacaaaggcTTCTCGCGCTTGCGATCAATGTcgtaaaaagaaaatcaaatgtGACTACAAGGATGAAAGGGGACTCTGCTCAAACtgtcaaagaaatggagACCGTTGCAGTTTTGAAAGGGTTCCTTTAAAAAGAGGGCCCTCAAAAGGTTATACGAGGAGTTCTAGTCATTCAAGACCTAACGAAATACAAGAGTATAATAACGCTAAATCATATAATACAGTGGAAAGTAATAACAGCACGAACAATAATAACGGTCCCAATAGCAATACCGTCCCGAGTACCCCTTCGAGATCAAATTCAGTTCTTTTACCTCCTCTGACACAATATATTCCCCAAGCTAACGGCGTGCCTCCCAGTTTCCCAAACACTGCAATCCAACCTACTATGCCTGCTGGCAATATTGGTCAGCAGCAGTTTTGGAAAGTGCCTTACCACGAATTTCAACATCAGAGAAAGGGTTCTATTGACTCTTTGCAGAGTGATATATCGGTGAGAACTTTGAACCCGAACGAGCAGTTGTCTTATAATACTGTACAACAGTCCCCCATAACAAAAACGACTCATGATTCTGGCAATGCGCACGGAAGTATCACAGGCTCAGGCAGTGCCTCTGGTAGCGGTGGTTACTGGTCCTTTATAAGAACGTCTGGTTTATTAGCTCCTACTGATGATCACAATGAGGaacaaacaagaagatcaaGCTCTATACCTTCTTTGTTACGAAATACTTCAAACTCGCTTTTATTGGGTGGCCAGCCTCAACTACCGCCCCCTCAACAGCCGTCACAGTCGCAATCACAATCACAATCACAATCACAATCGCAACTACATCCACAATCACAATcacaaccacaaccacaaccacaaccacaaTCACAATCGCAACCGCAACTGCAACTGCAACtacaaccacaaccacaaccacaGCCGCcgcagcaacaacaacaacaacaacaacaaaaattgCAGCAAGGGCAGAATTTGTATTCATATTCTCAATTTTCTCAACAGCAGCCATACAATCCATCGATATCATCCTTCGGCCAATTCGCTGCGAATGGATTCCATTCTAGGCAAGGATCAGTGGCTAGCGAGGCAATGTCCCCCAGTGCGCCTGCTATGTTTGCCAGCGCATCTACAAACCCAACGAGTAACGTACAGCAAGCACAAAGACCTCAGGAGCAACAAGGGCAACAATTTCCGTCCGAGTCAGATGCTAATAGAAGACGACAATCAGCCCCGGTATCAGTAACGTTGTCCGCGGTTAGGCTGAACGGGAATGAAAACAACGATCGTAATATGAATAACAATGCTAGTAGCAacagtaataataacagtGGTTCTTCTAAAGACATATCTCAAAATTCTCAAGAATCTACGACCACAACGCCAGTAGCTCTAGAGGCGACGAGCCCTGGGTCTACGTCCCACAGAGGTACAAAGAAACGTAGAAAAAGTTATGTGTCTAAGAAACCAAAGCCAAAGAGGGACTCGTCTATTTCCATATCATCGAGGGGCTCATCACACCcaatatcttcttcttctactaTCGTATATGGACAAATTTCCGATGTTGATCTGATTGATGCTTATTATGAATTCATACACGTAGGATTTCCAATAATACCTTTGAATAAAACAACTCTGACGAAtgatttgttgttggtgaACACTCAGCCAATTTCTAATATCCACGAAGTAAACTCTTACGTTATTTTGTGGTTTAGAAACTCGTTAGAACTATTGGTTCGTGTGGCtttgaaacaaaaacagGGCGGGagattttttgataatataGTGGGTATGCCTCTATCGCCTGGAAACGATAATAATAAGCCTGGCTTTACCACAGCTGTGGTAAGAGATGATGCtgagaaaacaagaaacgaCTCAAATAATGAAGTACAGGAGACTTTAGAAGTACAGAGTGTTTTCATTGCGGCTTTGAACGAgtgtttccaaaaaatcgTGGATATCCATCCCAAATTCAGAGAAAACAACGAACAAATCTCGCCCAAGATCAAAGTTATCTACTTATCTACtttcattcttttgaattacATCTTGGCGTTTGTTGGTTACGATAACTCATTTGTGCTGGGAATGTCCGTGACAATTTTCAACGAATTCAAACTATATAAATTGATATTGTTCCCCGGGACAGATATCGATGAGACGAGGGCAGCCGTTGGTGGCG is a genomic window of Saccharomyces eubayanus strain FM1318 chromosome XI, whole genome shotgun sequence containing:
- the RGT1 gene encoding Rgt1p translates to MSELNTVSTNSSDSAKNGGMSNSPEDMDSAAAASHAIKKRTKASRACDQCRKKKIKCDYKDERGLCSNCQRNGDRCSFERVPLKRGPSKGYTRSSSHSRPNEIQEYNNAKSYNTVESNNSTNNNNGPNSNTVPSTPSRSNSVLLPPLTQYIPQANGVPPSFPNTAIQPTMPAGNIGQQQFWKVPYHEFQHQRKGSIDSLQSDISVRTLNPNEQLSYNTVQQSPITKTTHDSGNAHGSITGSGSASGSGGYWSFIRTSGLLAPTDDHNEEQTRRSSSIPSLLRNTSNSLLLGGQPQLPPPQQPSQSQSQSQSQSQSQLHPQSQSQPQPQPQPQSQSQPQLQLQLQPQPQPQPPQQQQQQQQQKLQQGQNLYSYSQFSQQQPYNPSISSFGQFAANGFHSRQGSVASEAMSPSAPAMFASASTNPTSNVQQAQRPQEQQGQQFPSESDANRRRQSAPVSVTLSAVRLNGNENNDRNMNNNASSNSNNNSGSSKDISQNSQESTTTTPVALEATSPGSTSHRGTKKRRKSYVSKKPKPKRDSSISISSRGSSHPISSSSTIVYGQISDVDLIDAYYEFIHVGFPIIPLNKTTLTNDLLLVNTQPISNIHEVNSYVILWFRNSLELLVRVALKQKQGGRFFDNIVGMPLSPGNDNNKPGFTTAVVRDDAEKTRNDSNNEVQETLEVQSVFIAALNECFQKIVDIHPKFRENNEQISPKIKVIYLSTFILLNYILAFVGYDNSFVLGMSVTIFNEFKLYKLILFPGTDIDETRAAVGGEAITENGSTNPSEFEIGSGSAGHINPSNSPNSMDEDMNHYSVLFKRLYILLSVFDSLQSCAFGGPKLLNISIQGSTERFFSNELGSKWCLEQSQLRLKCVLQSLKLGELLSELARNRISMNVVSKPGFDIAKLSFLLSEFVGNQPVSVAQLFCKLLIGKHNFINCLLSLHDAETGVYSELTLELSSKLADSLCSLISIILQILTLILRLNPTNSIDFNYRPPNPPTTDPTVQETSPTGAGNTGATTPSEGNPDFYKKLLGLKQDSETILSDLCRGVISPFAIAILHEIYNITELVKQMPTSLISIMMTATTTQNSQDTKKSQDLVMKLSNSMNEVVQITSVLTMIKPFKIFEHELNKPVASHTGVLSPSSRTDVLWARSGQSIRETPVMKALFGEGQASSTQTPAAAAPAESRLENVALENFVSIGWKLLDDSELGWY